A region from the Elusimicrobiota bacterium genome encodes:
- a CDS encoding MoxR family ATPase gives MTDPLLPPPASHPAPAAPAPDLDPATEAELARFRDAFKLLKETLGQVIVGQHAIIDHCLTAMVAGGHVLLEGVPGLGKTLLVKTIADALHLKFGRVQFTPDLMPADLVGTRIFVEDGKGASRFEFSRGPLFCNLLLGDEINRATPKTQSALLEAMQEKSVTTGGETHLLEEPFFVLATQNPLEQEGTYPLPEAQLDRFFFRLVVPYPSFEEFENILARTTGAVTTRVQPVFDGAELVRMGRLARRVPVPDTVRRRAVELVMGTHPETEYASPGLRRYSRYGASPRAGQACLLAAQVRAVLAGRYHVATEDVLAVAPAVLNHRVILNFEAQADGVGIDKLLAELIETRRAAWKA, from the coding sequence ATGACCGATCCGCTGCTTCCCCCGCCCGCCTCCCATCCCGCACCGGCCGCCCCTGCGCCCGATCTTGATCCCGCCACCGAGGCCGAGCTCGCCCGCTTCCGCGACGCCTTCAAGCTCCTCAAGGAAACCCTCGGCCAGGTCATCGTCGGCCAGCACGCGATCATCGACCACTGCCTCACCGCCATGGTCGCCGGCGGCCACGTCCTCCTCGAGGGCGTCCCCGGCCTCGGCAAGACCCTCCTCGTAAAAACCATCGCCGACGCCCTTCACCTCAAGTTCGGCCGCGTCCAGTTCACCCCCGACCTCATGCCCGCCGACCTCGTCGGCACACGCATCTTCGTCGAGGACGGCAAGGGCGCCTCCCGCTTCGAGTTCTCCCGCGGCCCCCTTTTCTGCAACCTGCTCCTCGGCGACGAAATCAACCGCGCCACCCCGAAAACCCAGTCGGCCCTGCTCGAGGCCATGCAGGAAAAATCCGTCACCACCGGCGGCGAAACCCATCTTCTCGAGGAGCCTTTCTTCGTGCTCGCGACCCAGAACCCCCTCGAACAGGAAGGCACCTACCCGCTCCCCGAGGCCCAGCTCGACCGTTTCTTTTTCCGCCTCGTCGTGCCCTACCCTTCCTTCGAGGAGTTCGAGAACATCCTCGCCCGCACCACCGGCGCCGTCACCACGCGCGTGCAACCCGTCTTCGACGGCGCCGAGCTCGTGCGCATGGGCCGGCTCGCCCGCCGCGTCCCCGTTCCCGACACCGTGCGCCGTCGCGCCGTCGAGCTCGTCATGGGCACGCATCCCGAAACCGAATACGCCTCGCCCGGCCTCCGCCGCTATTCCCGCTACGGCGCCAGCCCTCGCGCCGGCCAGGCCTGCCTCCTCGCCGCCCAGGTCCGCGCCGTCCTCGCCGGCCGCTACCATGTCGCCACCGAGGACGTCCTCGCCGTCGCCCCCGCCGTGCTCAACCACCGCGTCATCCTCAACTTCGAGGCCCAGGCCGACGGCGTCGGCATCGACAAACTCCTCGCCGAGCTCATCGAAACCCGCCGCGCCGCCTGGAAGGCCTGA
- a CDS encoding DUF58 domain-containing protein encodes MADSPQLFDEDFLRRLEGLALLARQLVSSRQRAERRSVQRGASIEFAGYRPFGPGDDWRHIDWNAYARWRTLVLKLYSEEQDLPVHLLLDATASMDFGAPRKFDHARRVAAGLAYIALCNHDRLGLVALDGAAPATLPPARGRQRFQEVLGFLSARTATTSAASLEEAARRWLAARPARGMAVWITDLWGSDPGDALKALDRLRYARHELSVIHIADPTEGDPGEAGEYRLVDRESGAVRTVVVDASLRRAYRERYAAYLDEIERHCRRHRIPLLRAETSEDVIGLLTRSLREKGFVQ; translated from the coding sequence ATGGCTGACTCGCCCCAGCTCTTCGACGAGGACTTCCTTCGCCGCCTGGAAGGCCTCGCCCTGCTCGCGCGCCAGCTCGTCAGCTCGCGCCAGCGCGCCGAGCGCCGCTCCGTCCAGCGCGGCGCCAGCATCGAGTTCGCCGGTTACCGTCCCTTCGGCCCCGGCGACGACTGGCGCCACATCGACTGGAACGCCTACGCCCGCTGGCGCACCCTCGTCCTCAAGCTCTACTCCGAGGAACAGGACCTCCCCGTCCACCTGCTGCTCGACGCCACCGCGTCCATGGACTTCGGCGCGCCGCGCAAGTTCGACCACGCCCGCCGCGTCGCCGCCGGCCTCGCCTACATCGCCCTCTGCAACCACGACCGCCTTGGCCTCGTCGCCCTCGACGGAGCCGCCCCCGCCACGCTCCCGCCCGCCCGCGGACGCCAGCGTTTCCAGGAGGTGCTCGGTTTTCTATCCGCCCGCACCGCCACGACTTCCGCCGCCTCGCTTGAGGAGGCCGCCCGCCGCTGGCTCGCCGCCCGTCCCGCCCGCGGCATGGCCGTGTGGATCACCGACCTCTGGGGCTCCGATCCCGGCGACGCGCTCAAGGCCCTCGACCGCCTCCGCTACGCCCGCCACGAGTTGTCCGTCATCCACATCGCCGACCCGACCGAGGGAGACCCGGGCGAGGCCGGCGAATATCGTCTCGTTGACCGCGAGTCCGGCGCCGTCCGCACCGTCGTCGTCGACGCCTCCCTGCGCCGCGCCTACCGCGAACGCTACGCCGCCTACCTCGACGAGATCGAACGCCACTGCCGCCGCCACCGCATCCCGCTCCTCCGCGCCGAAACCTCCGAGGACGTCATCGGCCTGCTCACCCGCTCCCTCCGCGAGAAAGGCTTCGTGCAATGA